Proteins co-encoded in one Pseudarthrobacter chlorophenolicus A6 genomic window:
- a CDS encoding 3-hydroxybutyrate dehydrogenase, translating into MEHELNGRKALVTGGAGGIGAACVRELAARGAKVVVADVDAAAAAALADEVGGTSWAVDLLDVDSLGTLSLDCDILVNNAGIQRISPIEEFDPVQFRRILALMLEAPFLLVRAALPHMYANKFGRIINLSSVHGLRASPFKSAYVSAKHGLEGLSKVTALEGGEHGVTSNCVNPGYVRTPLVEKQIADQAAVHGIPESEVLAKVMLTEAAVKRLVEPEEVASLVAWLASDHAGMVTGASYTMDGGWSAK; encoded by the coding sequence ATGGAACACGAACTGAATGGCCGGAAGGCCCTGGTCACCGGCGGAGCCGGCGGCATCGGGGCGGCCTGTGTCCGGGAACTGGCCGCCCGCGGGGCGAAAGTGGTGGTGGCCGACGTCGACGCGGCAGCGGCTGCCGCCCTCGCCGACGAAGTGGGCGGCACATCCTGGGCCGTGGACCTGCTGGACGTGGACTCGCTCGGCACCCTGAGCCTGGACTGCGACATCCTGGTCAACAACGCCGGGATCCAGCGGATCAGCCCCATCGAGGAGTTCGATCCGGTGCAGTTCCGCCGGATCCTGGCCCTCATGCTTGAGGCGCCGTTCCTCCTGGTCCGTGCAGCCCTGCCGCACATGTACGCCAACAAGTTCGGCCGCATCATCAACCTGTCCTCGGTGCACGGGCTCCGCGCCTCCCCGTTCAAGAGCGCCTACGTATCCGCCAAGCACGGCCTGGAAGGGCTCAGCAAGGTGACGGCGCTCGAGGGCGGGGAACACGGTGTGACGTCCAACTGCGTGAACCCCGGCTACGTCCGGACGCCGCTGGTGGAGAAGCAGATCGCGGACCAGGCAGCAGTTCACGGCATCCCCGAATCCGAGGTCCTGGCCAAGGTGATGCTCACGGAGGCGGCCGTCAAACGCCTGGTGGAGCCGGAGGAAGTAGCGTCCCTGGTGGCCTGGCTTGCTTCGGACCACGCCGGCATGGTGACCGGTGCCAGTTACACCATGGACGGCGGCTGGTCCGCAAAGTAA
- a CDS encoding winged helix-turn-helix transcriptional regulator, whose protein sequence is MDATLQPVPLPPSFSDGVFPAGCPSRTLLDHVTSKWGVLILTALSEGSQRWSELRRRAEGISEKMLAQTLKTLERDGLVSRDAQPVIPPRVDYSLTERGYELSALLVPLVAWTFDNAEEIINGRA, encoded by the coding sequence ATGGACGCAACACTGCAGCCCGTTCCCCTTCCGCCCAGTTTCTCCGACGGCGTGTTCCCGGCCGGGTGCCCCAGCCGGACGCTGCTGGACCATGTCACCAGCAAGTGGGGCGTTTTGATCCTCACCGCACTCTCGGAGGGGTCGCAGCGCTGGAGCGAACTGCGGCGAAGGGCGGAGGGCATCAGCGAGAAGATGCTGGCCCAGACCCTGAAAACTTTGGAGCGGGACGGGCTGGTGAGCCGGGATGCGCAGCCTGTTATCCCGCCGAGGGTGGACTACAGCCTGACAGAGAGGGGCTACGAACTCAGCGCACTGCTGGTGCCGCTGGTGGCGTGGACCTTTGATAATGCCGAGGAGATCATCAACGGCAGGGCCTGA
- a CDS encoding SDR family oxidoreductase — MSIVVTGATGQLGRHVLEALLERNVPAGDIVAAGRSVDKLADFAAKGVRVVSVDYSDADSVAAALKGATRILLISGSEVGQRVEQHRTVIEAAKAEGGVELLAYTSIANADTTGMKLADEHKATEELLRESGVPFALLRNGWYLENYTEQLPGTLAQGAIAGSAGDGKVSGASRQDYAQAAAAVLVADGQAGKVYELGGDHAFSMADLAAEITAATGTDISYNNMPSGNYAGLLAQVGVPQAFAEILADSDLGIARGDLLVTTGDLQKLIGRPTTSLAEAVRSAAASA, encoded by the coding sequence ATGAGCATCGTCGTTACCGGAGCCACCGGACAGCTGGGCCGCCACGTCCTCGAAGCACTGCTGGAGCGCAACGTTCCTGCCGGTGACATCGTGGCCGCCGGACGTTCCGTGGACAAGCTGGCAGATTTCGCCGCCAAGGGCGTCCGCGTCGTTTCCGTTGACTACTCCGACGCCGACTCCGTGGCTGCTGCCCTCAAGGGTGCCACCCGCATCCTGCTGATCTCGGGCAGTGAAGTGGGCCAGCGGGTGGAGCAGCACCGCACCGTGATCGAGGCCGCCAAGGCTGAGGGCGGCGTGGAACTGCTTGCCTACACCAGCATCGCCAACGCGGACACCACCGGCATGAAGCTGGCGGACGAGCACAAGGCAACGGAGGAACTCCTGCGCGAATCAGGCGTTCCGTTCGCCCTCCTGCGCAACGGCTGGTACCTGGAGAACTACACGGAGCAGCTGCCCGGGACCCTTGCGCAGGGTGCCATCGCCGGCAGCGCGGGTGACGGCAAGGTCAGCGGTGCGTCGCGGCAGGATTACGCCCAGGCGGCCGCAGCAGTGCTGGTGGCCGACGGCCAGGCCGGCAAGGTCTACGAGCTCGGCGGCGACCACGCCTTCAGCATGGCCGACCTCGCCGCGGAAATCACCGCGGCCACGGGCACTGACATCAGCTACAACAACATGCCCAGCGGCAATTATGCAGGCCTCCTGGCACAGGTGGGTGTACCGCAGGCGTTTGCGGAGATCCTGGCAGACTCGGACCTGGGCATCGCCCGGGGCGACCTCCTGGTCACCACCGGCGATCTGCAGAAGCTGATCGGACGCCCCACGACGTCCCTCGCCGAGGCGGTCCGGTCCGCCGCGGCCTCGGCCTAG
- a CDS encoding LysE family translocator, with amino-acid sequence MVPASSLLAFALASVVLIAVPGPSVLFVIGRSLALGWRGGVLTVLGNACGQLLQVAAVALGVGVLVAESVLLFSAVKFAGAAYLIYLGVQAIRHRTDPAGPESRATSARPRRLVAEGAVVGATNPKSVVFFVAVLPQFVDYPAGSIPLQLGVLGAVFLIIAVVSDSLWAMAAGTAREWFARSPRRVSSVKATGGALMIGLGGTLALTGSKS; translated from the coding sequence ATGGTTCCTGCCTCCAGCCTCCTGGCGTTTGCCCTGGCCTCGGTGGTGCTGATCGCCGTCCCCGGCCCCAGCGTCCTGTTCGTCATCGGCCGGTCCCTGGCCCTGGGCTGGCGGGGCGGCGTCCTGACAGTCCTGGGCAATGCCTGCGGCCAGCTGCTGCAAGTGGCTGCGGTGGCGCTGGGGGTCGGCGTGCTGGTGGCGGAGTCGGTGTTGCTCTTCAGCGCAGTGAAATTCGCCGGGGCCGCCTACCTTATCTACCTGGGCGTCCAGGCCATCCGGCACAGGACAGACCCCGCCGGTCCAGAGAGCCGCGCAACCTCCGCCCGGCCGCGGCGGCTGGTTGCGGAAGGAGCGGTGGTGGGTGCCACCAATCCGAAGTCAGTGGTGTTCTTCGTGGCGGTGCTCCCGCAGTTCGTCGACTATCCGGCGGGGTCGATTCCCCTGCAGCTGGGTGTCCTCGGCGCGGTGTTCCTCATCATTGCAGTGGTTTCGGACAGCCTGTGGGCGATGGCGGCCGGAACCGCCCGGGAATGGTTCGCCCGGTCACCGCGCCGGGTCTCCAGCGTCAAGGCCACCGGCGGCGCGCTGATGATCGGCCTCGGCGGCACGCTGGCCCTGACGGGCAGCAAATCCTAG
- a CDS encoding amino acid permease has product MQQAPSPTRNESRAGQQTPAAAVGSVLNRGLNVRHIRFMALGSAIGTGLFYGSASAIQKAGPAVLLAYIIGGAAVFMVMRALGEMAVRHPVSGSFGQYASRYLGPLAGFVTGWTYVFEMAIVAIADVTAFSIYMGFWFPQVDRWIWILAIICFLAALNLLSVKVFGELEFWFSLIKVAAIIAMIAGGAAIIAFGFQAGGSTVAPGLGNLVEHGGLFPNGFGGLLASFAVVMFAFGGIETLGITAGEAADPKKVIPKAVNTVPVRVLLFYVLTLGVLMSLFPWNEVGTSGSPFVQIFSGLGIPAAPHILNAVVITAALSAINSDIFGAGRILFGLSRQGHAPAAFGKVSRHGVPWMTVVMMTAILLVGVVLNAVIPEDVFLVIASIATFATVWVWVMILASHVAMKREIKHSGLPASEFPSPWWPAASVLTIAFMVLVIGVLGAFEDTRIALYVGAAWLGLLVLGYRLWVKGDGRRRAHLEDETSPLPVVQPAART; this is encoded by the coding sequence ATGCAACAAGCACCATCCCCAACCCGGAACGAAAGCCGCGCCGGACAGCAGACGCCGGCAGCCGCCGTCGGAAGCGTCCTGAACCGCGGGCTGAACGTCCGCCACATCCGGTTCATGGCACTGGGCTCGGCCATCGGCACCGGCCTCTTCTACGGCTCCGCTTCCGCCATCCAGAAGGCGGGTCCCGCCGTCCTGCTGGCCTACATCATCGGCGGCGCCGCTGTGTTCATGGTGATGCGGGCACTGGGCGAAATGGCCGTTCGGCACCCGGTATCCGGTTCCTTCGGCCAGTACGCCAGCCGCTACCTCGGCCCGCTGGCCGGCTTCGTGACCGGCTGGACCTACGTGTTCGAGATGGCGATCGTGGCCATCGCCGACGTCACGGCTTTCAGCATCTATATGGGATTCTGGTTTCCGCAGGTGGACCGCTGGATCTGGATCCTGGCCATCATCTGCTTCCTCGCCGCCCTGAACCTCCTCAGCGTGAAGGTCTTCGGCGAGCTTGAGTTCTGGTTCTCGCTGATCAAGGTGGCAGCGATCATTGCGATGATCGCCGGCGGCGCCGCCATCATCGCCTTCGGTTTCCAGGCCGGCGGTTCCACCGTGGCACCGGGCCTGGGCAACCTGGTGGAGCACGGCGGCCTGTTCCCCAACGGGTTCGGCGGCCTCCTGGCATCCTTTGCCGTGGTGATGTTCGCGTTCGGCGGCATCGAAACCCTCGGCATCACTGCAGGCGAAGCGGCCGACCCCAAGAAGGTCATCCCCAAGGCCGTCAACACCGTTCCCGTCCGCGTCCTGCTGTTCTACGTCCTGACCCTCGGCGTGCTCATGAGCCTCTTCCCCTGGAACGAAGTGGGCACCAGCGGCAGCCCCTTTGTCCAGATCTTCAGCGGGCTGGGCATCCCGGCCGCGCCCCACATCCTGAACGCCGTGGTCATCACCGCAGCGCTTTCGGCCATCAACAGCGACATCTTCGGCGCCGGCCGCATCCTCTTCGGGCTCTCCCGGCAGGGCCATGCACCGGCCGCCTTCGGCAAGGTCTCACGGCACGGAGTTCCGTGGATGACGGTGGTCATGATGACGGCGATCCTGCTGGTGGGCGTAGTCCTGAACGCCGTCATCCCCGAGGACGTCTTCCTGGTCATCGCCTCGATCGCCACGTTCGCCACCGTGTGGGTGTGGGTCATGATCCTCGCTTCCCATGTGGCGATGAAGCGGGAAATCAAGCACAGCGGGCTCCCGGCGTCGGAATTCCCCTCGCCGTGGTGGCCCGCGGCATCGGTGCTGACCATCGCTTTCATGGTTCTTGTCATTGGTGTGCTGGGCGCCTTCGAGGACACCCGGATCGCCCTCTACGTCGGGGCAGCCTGGCTGGGACTCCTGGTCCTCGGTTACCGCCTGTGGGTCAAGGGAGACGGACGACGGCGGGCCCACCTTGAAGACGAAACGTCGCCGCTGCCGGTGGTGCAGCCCGCCGCGCGCACCTAG
- a CDS encoding HNH endonuclease signature motif containing protein has protein sequence MGKSAVVRALEEIDAALAVLNAEVDGAGCEPFSAADPLAGLAGGCLDILAGARAVEAGVAGLKAKAAVAYAESASAVAGPVVPAHSQEMSAAAEVGCVLALGPRAASSFLATSHALVATLPLTLAGLQAGALSWDHAVVMADEAAGLDTVGAAALEAHFLNPGAPDAARGCPVGELPAHRFRVKARTWRERHHAESIEARHAKGVAERRAEYRPDRDGMAWLSAYLPASQASAVWDRLTSEARALQGPHERRTLAQLRADNYATALLATYPAPGATNRTRPDSDGSGAMAGAAAGAVAGGVSAPIRAQVLVTVPVFSLLGLTDEPAVLDGYGPIPPSMARNLVAGGAGSFYRVLVDPRDGAPLEIGRTSYRLTKAMRAWLRLRDGKCPFPGCSNHSLDNDADHILSWANGGTTGISNLGQPCPKHHRLRHTTAWKPTPAGLNKPPGWVSPAGRHYPCEPQDWEPPHRPQQLETISTPGGQDGGHPQHSCTGLSPAEEVFERVLRPPA, from the coding sequence ATGGGGAAGTCGGCGGTGGTGAGGGCGTTGGAGGAGATCGATGCTGCCCTCGCCGTGCTGAACGCGGAGGTGGATGGTGCCGGTTGCGAGCCGTTCTCTGCGGCCGATCCGTTGGCTGGGTTGGCGGGCGGGTGCTTGGACATCCTGGCCGGCGCCCGGGCGGTGGAGGCCGGGGTCGCTGGTTTGAAGGCGAAGGCCGCGGTGGCGTATGCCGAGAGTGCCAGCGCGGTGGCGGGCCCGGTGGTACCGGCGCATTCGCAGGAGATGTCGGCCGCGGCGGAGGTCGGCTGCGTCCTGGCGTTGGGTCCGCGGGCCGCGTCGTCGTTCCTGGCCACCTCCCACGCCCTGGTCGCCACGCTGCCGCTCACGTTGGCCGGGCTGCAGGCCGGGGCGCTGTCCTGGGATCACGCGGTGGTGATGGCCGACGAAGCAGCCGGTCTAGACACTGTCGGCGCCGCGGCGTTGGAAGCGCATTTCCTGAACCCGGGCGCCCCGGACGCGGCCCGCGGTTGCCCGGTAGGGGAGTTGCCGGCGCACCGGTTCCGGGTCAAGGCCCGCACCTGGCGCGAACGCCACCACGCCGAGAGTATCGAGGCCCGGCACGCCAAGGGTGTGGCCGAGCGGCGGGCGGAGTACCGGCCGGACCGCGACGGGATGGCCTGGCTGTCCGCGTACCTGCCGGCCAGTCAGGCTTCGGCGGTCTGGGACCGTCTCACCTCCGAAGCCCGTGCCCTGCAGGGACCGCACGAGCGGCGCACCCTCGCCCAGTTGCGCGCCGACAACTACGCCACGGCCCTGCTCGCCACCTACCCCGCACCCGGTGCCACCAACCGCACCCGCCCGGACAGCGACGGCTCTGGCGCCATGGCCGGCGCCGCGGCTGGTGCCGTTGCCGGCGGGGTGTCTGCTCCGATCCGTGCCCAAGTCCTGGTCACCGTCCCGGTGTTCTCGCTGCTGGGCCTGACCGACGAGCCGGCGGTCCTGGACGGGTACGGTCCCATCCCGCCCTCGATGGCACGGAACCTGGTGGCCGGCGGGGCGGGCTCGTTCTACCGGGTGCTGGTGGACCCCCGGGACGGGGCGCCGCTGGAAATCGGCCGGACCAGCTACCGGCTCACCAAAGCCATGCGGGCCTGGCTGCGGCTGCGGGACGGCAAGTGCCCGTTCCCCGGCTGCAGCAACCATTCCCTGGACAACGACGCCGACCACATCCTCTCCTGGGCCAACGGCGGCACCACCGGGATCAGCAACCTCGGCCAGCCCTGCCCGAAACACCACAGGCTCCGGCACACCACCGCCTGGAAACCCACCCCCGCAGGCCTGAACAAACCACCCGGCTGGGTTTCACCTGCCGGCCGTCATTACCCATGCGAACCTCAGGACTGGGAACCACCCCACCGGCCCCAGCAGCTGGAAACGATATCGACACCCGGCGGGCAAGACGGCGGCCATCCACAACATTCATGCACAGGACTATCGCCGGCAGAAGAAGTCTTCGAACGGGTGCTTCGACCACCGGCGTAG
- a CDS encoding DinB family protein: MDEKETLHHYLRVRRDNLLGKLDGLGEYDCRRPLTPTGTNLLGLVKHVASVELDYFGVVFDRPSGRSLPWLDDDALPDADMWVAADESLHDIVELHRFAGEHSDATIEALTLDARGSVPWWPEERRQVTLHQILVHMVAERAHHLGHADILRELIDGTAGQRPGDPNLTSRSPEEWAAHRTEIEAAARTAAGTAPE, translated from the coding sequence ATGGATGAAAAAGAGACACTGCACCACTACCTACGGGTCCGGCGGGACAACTTGCTCGGCAAGCTTGATGGGCTGGGCGAGTACGACTGCCGCCGGCCTTTGACGCCCACCGGCACCAACTTGCTGGGCCTGGTCAAGCATGTTGCCAGCGTTGAACTCGACTACTTCGGCGTGGTCTTTGACCGGCCCAGCGGACGCAGCCTGCCATGGCTGGACGATGACGCCCTTCCCGATGCGGACATGTGGGTGGCTGCAGACGAATCACTGCATGACATCGTGGAGCTGCACCGGTTCGCCGGCGAGCACAGCGATGCGACCATCGAAGCCCTGACACTCGACGCTCGAGGGTCCGTGCCGTGGTGGCCGGAGGAGCGCCGCCAGGTGACGCTCCACCAGATCCTGGTCCACATGGTTGCCGAGCGGGCACACCATCTAGGCCACGCGGACATCCTCCGGGAACTGATCGACGGGACAGCAGGCCAGCGGCCCGGCGACCCCAACCTGACGTCGCGCAGCCCGGAAGAATGGGCTGCCCACCGCACCGAAATCGAAGCAGCAGCACGTACGGCTGCGGGGACCGCGCCGGAGTAG
- a CDS encoding class I SAM-dependent methyltransferase, translated as MNDYDPRLVDMYDQDNPDGPDHDFYRGLADEVAARNVLDLGCGTGILTVTLASAARTVVGVDPSASMIGFARNRPGAAQADWVVGDSRSIPGTGYDFAVMTGNVVQAIPGAAWSRTLRDLRLAMAHGGTLAFESRNPAVRASNNWAFEDKRRESLHGPLIERRTVSTPAPGIVKLQTSTTFAATGESIHETQLLEFRHSTTITRDLEEAGFAVEATYGDWTRTPFADDAPIMVFVCRAV; from the coding sequence ATGAATGACTACGATCCGCGCCTGGTAGATATGTATGACCAGGACAATCCGGACGGGCCCGACCATGATTTCTACCGCGGCCTGGCCGACGAAGTGGCTGCCCGGAACGTGTTGGATTTGGGGTGCGGCACAGGCATCCTCACTGTCACTCTCGCTTCCGCAGCACGCACGGTGGTGGGAGTTGACCCGTCTGCGTCGATGATCGGGTTCGCCCGCAACCGGCCGGGGGCTGCGCAGGCTGACTGGGTGGTGGGGGATAGCAGAAGTATCCCCGGGACGGGGTACGACTTCGCCGTCATGACCGGCAACGTTGTCCAGGCGATTCCGGGCGCCGCCTGGTCCAGGACACTTCGGGACCTCCGGCTGGCAATGGCGCACGGCGGAACGTTGGCCTTCGAAAGCCGGAATCCAGCGGTGCGTGCCTCGAACAACTGGGCATTCGAGGACAAGCGACGGGAGAGCCTGCACGGGCCGTTGATCGAGCGGAGGACTGTCTCCACACCGGCACCGGGAATCGTGAAGCTTCAGACGTCCACCACGTTTGCCGCCACCGGCGAATCCATCCACGAAACGCAGCTGCTGGAATTCCGCCACAGCACCACCATCACCCGTGATCTTGAGGAAGCGGGCTTTGCCGTTGAGGCGACATACGGCGACTGGACCCGTACGCCCTTTGCCGATGACGCGCCCATCATGGTTTTTGTCTGCCGCGCCGTGTGA
- a CDS encoding IclR family transcriptional regulator: protein MDTVPGAAEQSAREARPASKVPAAENTLRILKLLASRRRPMAASQIASSLGLPRSSVYHLLGVMEANGFVLHLHEEQRYGLGISAFELSSAYSRQEPLSRLGRPLLASLVDALGESAHLAVLHGRDVLYIVEERAKNRPSLVTDVGVRLPSHLTASGRAILAALPKSQVRALYPNAAAFTARHETESPIMKYSALSSHLDQVRQRGYATEHGEVTPGFGSIAAAVTDHLGWPTAAVAVTFLEEKLAADSWPVLAARVQKVANELSVRIHGRPAT, encoded by the coding sequence ATGGATACGGTGCCGGGGGCAGCGGAGCAGTCGGCGCGTGAGGCCAGGCCGGCGTCCAAGGTGCCGGCCGCCGAAAACACGCTGCGGATCCTCAAGCTGCTGGCGTCCCGCCGCCGCCCGATGGCTGCCTCCCAGATCGCCTCGTCGCTGGGCCTGCCGCGCTCCAGTGTCTACCACCTGCTGGGGGTTATGGAGGCGAACGGATTCGTCCTTCATTTGCATGAGGAGCAGCGTTACGGCCTGGGGATCAGTGCCTTCGAGCTGAGCTCCGCTTACTCCCGGCAGGAACCCCTGTCCCGGCTGGGCAGGCCCCTGCTGGCATCCCTGGTGGACGCGCTGGGGGAGAGTGCGCACCTCGCTGTCCTCCACGGCCGGGACGTGCTGTACATCGTGGAGGAGCGGGCCAAGAACCGCCCATCCCTGGTGACCGACGTCGGAGTCCGGCTTCCCAGCCACCTCACTGCCAGCGGCCGGGCCATCCTCGCGGCCCTTCCGAAATCCCAGGTCCGTGCGCTCTACCCCAACGCCGCCGCGTTCACCGCCAGGCACGAAACCGAATCGCCCATCATGAAGTATTCGGCGCTCTCCTCGCACCTGGACCAAGTGCGCCAGCGCGGTTACGCCACGGAACACGGCGAGGTGACACCCGGCTTCGGCTCCATCGCCGCTGCGGTGACGGACCACCTTGGCTGGCCCACCGCTGCTGTTGCCGTCACCTTCCTGGAGGAAAAGCTCGCCGCGGACTCCTGGCCCGTCCTGGCCGCCCGGGTACAAAAAGTGGCCAACGAACTGTCTGTCCGCATCCACGGACGCCCCGCCACATAA
- a CDS encoding urocanate hydratase produces MAPADFTTGARPVKAARGTELTAKSWQTEAPLRMLMNNLDPEVAERPDDLVVYGGTGRAVRSWTAFDAITRTLETMEKDETLLVQSGKPVGVFRTHEWAPRVLLANSNLVGDWATWPEFRRLEAEGLLMYGQMTAGSWIYIGTQGILQGTYETFAAVGRKLADAGQNTARHPAPAAEGSTEGPLAGTLTLTGGCGGMGGAQPLAVTLNDGACLIIDVDETRLRRRAGKRYLDEVETDLDAAIAKVLKAKEERRGWSVGYVGNAAEIFPELLRRHKAGELTVDVVTDQTSAHDPLSYLPEGISVEEWHREAEADPEGFTKKAQASMARHVQAMVEFQDAGAEVFDYGNSIRDEARKGGYTRAFEFPGFVPAYIRPLFCEGLGPFRWVALSGDPEDIRVTDEAIKELFPENKHLHKWIDAAQERVEFEGLPARICWLGYGERAKAGLLFNRLVKEGKVKAPIVIGRDHLDSGSVASPYRETEAMADGSDAIADWPLLNALLNTSSGATWVSIHHGGGVGIGRSIHAGQVSVADGTDLAAEKLERLLTNDPGMGVIRHVDAGYDRAAEVAKERGVRIPMQENL; encoded by the coding sequence ATGGCACCCGCCGATTTCACCACCGGTGCCCGCCCGGTCAAAGCAGCCCGCGGCACTGAGCTCACCGCCAAGTCCTGGCAGACCGAAGCGCCGCTGCGCATGCTGATGAACAACCTGGACCCCGAGGTGGCAGAACGCCCGGATGACCTGGTGGTCTACGGCGGAACCGGCCGCGCCGTCCGGTCGTGGACCGCGTTCGACGCCATCACCCGCACACTGGAAACCATGGAAAAGGACGAGACCCTCCTGGTCCAGTCCGGCAAGCCGGTGGGCGTGTTCCGCACCCACGAATGGGCGCCGCGTGTCCTGCTGGCCAACTCCAACCTGGTGGGCGACTGGGCCACCTGGCCCGAGTTCCGCCGTCTCGAAGCCGAAGGCCTGCTGATGTACGGGCAGATGACCGCCGGCTCCTGGATCTACATCGGCACGCAGGGCATCCTGCAGGGCACCTACGAAACCTTTGCCGCCGTCGGACGCAAACTCGCGGACGCCGGTCAGAACACAGCCCGCCATCCCGCACCCGCCGCCGAAGGCTCCACCGAAGGACCGCTCGCCGGAACCCTGACCCTGACCGGCGGCTGCGGCGGAATGGGCGGCGCCCAGCCGCTCGCCGTCACCTTGAACGACGGCGCCTGCCTGATCATCGACGTCGACGAGACCCGCCTGCGCCGCCGCGCCGGCAAGCGCTACCTGGACGAGGTGGAGACAGACCTCGACGCCGCCATCGCCAAGGTGCTCAAGGCCAAGGAAGAGCGCCGCGGCTGGTCCGTGGGCTACGTGGGCAACGCCGCCGAGATCTTCCCGGAACTGCTGCGCCGCCATAAGGCCGGCGAGCTGACCGTGGACGTCGTCACCGACCAGACCAGCGCCCACGACCCCCTCTCCTACCTGCCGGAGGGCATCTCCGTGGAGGAGTGGCACCGCGAGGCCGAAGCGGATCCCGAGGGATTCACCAAGAAGGCCCAGGCGTCGATGGCCCGCCACGTGCAGGCCATGGTGGAATTCCAGGACGCCGGCGCCGAGGTGTTCGACTACGGAAACTCCATCCGCGACGAAGCCCGCAAGGGTGGCTACACTCGGGCGTTCGAATTCCCCGGGTTCGTTCCCGCCTACATCCGCCCCCTGTTTTGCGAGGGCCTCGGCCCGTTCCGCTGGGTGGCACTGTCCGGGGATCCGGAGGACATCCGCGTCACCGACGAAGCCATCAAGGAGCTCTTCCCCGAGAACAAGCACCTCCACAAATGGATCGACGCAGCCCAGGAGCGTGTCGAGTTCGAAGGCCTGCCTGCCCGCATCTGCTGGCTGGGATACGGCGAGCGCGCCAAGGCCGGGCTGCTGTTCAACCGCCTGGTCAAGGAAGGCAAGGTCAAGGCCCCCATCGTGATCGGCCGTGACCACCTGGACTCCGGCTCTGTCGCCTCCCCGTACCGGGAAACCGAAGCCATGGCCGACGGCTCGGACGCCATCGCCGACTGGCCGCTGCTGAACGCCCTGCTCAACACCTCCTCGGGTGCCACCTGGGTGTCCATCCACCACGGCGGCGGCGTCGGCATCGGCCGCTCCATCCACGCTGGCCAGGTCTCCGTGGCAGACGGCACGGACCTTGCCGCCGAAAAGCTCGAACGCCTCCTCACCAACGATCCCGGCATGGGCGTCATCCGCCACGTCGACGCCGGCTACGACCGTGCCGCCGAGGTCGCCAAGGAACGCGGCGTCCGCATCCCCATGCAGGAAAACCTCTAA